The following coding sequences are from one Bacteroidales bacterium WCE2008 window:
- a CDS encoding tyrosine recombinase XerC subunit: MITDRFINYIASVRRYSPRTLTVYRDVLDRFVRYSCGDEVSDEDICKAMNPVALRNYEVYLMDGCSDGAKTVNQHLSVLSSFGRYLMKEGLIQVNPARTVSRPKVEKRLPEFFRESSMKEYFDKTDFYASEENTNWEKRMRRLVISILYGTGIRRAELIGLDVSSVDFARNVIHVLGKGDKMREIPIISSLSREIFLYLQATESMMGERTAEDPLLVTEKGRRLYPMAVQRIISQELGAVDSISGKKSPHMLRHTLATELLDNGADLNSIKELLGHSSLAATQVYTHNSIEKLKQVYNRAHPRAKRGGNNGD; the protein is encoded by the coding sequence ATGATTACCGACCGTTTCATAAATTACATCGCTTCGGTGCGCAGGTATTCTCCCCGTACCCTGACTGTCTACAGGGATGTGCTGGACAGGTTCGTCAGGTATTCCTGCGGAGATGAGGTGTCGGATGAGGATATCTGCAAGGCCATGAATCCGGTCGCACTGCGTAATTATGAGGTCTACTTGATGGACGGATGCTCTGACGGGGCGAAGACGGTCAATCAGCATCTTTCTGTCCTGAGCAGTTTCGGGCGTTATCTCATGAAGGAGGGCCTGATCCAGGTCAACCCTGCCAGGACGGTCAGCCGGCCCAAGGTGGAGAAAAGGCTGCCTGAATTCTTCCGGGAAAGCTCCATGAAGGAGTATTTCGACAAGACTGACTTCTATGCTTCGGAGGAAAATACGAACTGGGAGAAACGTATGCGAAGACTCGTCATATCAATACTTTACGGTACAGGAATCAGGCGGGCGGAGCTTATCGGTCTAGATGTTTCGTCTGTGGATTTTGCGCGAAATGTGATTCATGTGTTGGGTAAGGGGGATAAAATGCGTGAAATTCCGATTATTTCTTCTCTTTCTCGTGAAATTTTTTTATATTTACAAGCAACAGAATCGATGATGGGTGAAAGGACTGCTGAAGATCCTCTGCTTGTCACGGAAAAAGGCCGGAGGCTTTACCCGATGGCTGTGCAAAGGATAATCAGTCAGGAGCTGGGAGCGGTTGACTCCATTTCTGGAAAGAAATCGCCACATATGCTCAGGCACACTCTTGCGACAGAGTTGCTGGATAATGGGGCTGATTTGAATTCCATAAAGGAACTTCTCGGACATTCGTCCCTCGCCGCCACTCAGGTTTACACTCATAATTCGATCGAAAAACTTAAACAAGTGTATAACCGCGCCCATCCAAGGGCTAAAAGAGGAGGTAACAATGGAGATTAG
- a CDS encoding poly(A) polymerase, whose protein sequence is MTNLATGFLGHPVFSLVSHVAADMGVRAFVIGGYVRDCFLGRSNDDIDIVVEGSGIALAEAVADYVRKHEKAYCKVSVFRNFGTAMLKYKGTEIEFVGARKESYERNSRKPIVEDGTLEDDQKRRDFTINAMAFSLQKDDFGALVDPFGGIRDLDAGIIRTPLDPEVTYSDDPLRMLRAIRFVAKLSTPERQFSIVPESIEAMRRMKDRMTILSKERIAEELNKILVTPKPSIGFRLLDETGLLDYILPQLSKLKGVETIDGRGHKDIFSHTIQVVDNVAELDSEPNLWLRWAALLHDIGKPQSKRWDPAVGWTFHGHEVIGARMVPKIFDSLRMPLNEKMKYVQKLVGLHHRPIALVDEEVTDSAVRRLLFDAGDEIDDLMTLCSADITSKNPVKVAKIRKNFELVSRKLVEVEAKDAIRNWKNPITGEYVMEVYGIGPCNIIGMIKERVKNAVLDGVIENNFEAADKFMREIAPEYGLVAVK, encoded by the coding sequence ATGACAAATTTAGCGACAGGTTTTCTCGGACATCCGGTATTCAGCCTCGTATCCCACGTTGCTGCGGATATGGGCGTAAGGGCCTTCGTGATCGGAGGCTATGTCCGCGACTGTTTCCTCGGACGTTCAAATGACGACATAGACATCGTGGTGGAGGGCAGCGGAATCGCCCTCGCCGAGGCGGTTGCCGATTACGTGCGGAAGCATGAAAAAGCCTACTGCAAGGTGTCCGTGTTCAGGAATTTCGGCACTGCGATGCTGAAGTACAAGGGTACGGAGATCGAATTCGTCGGCGCCAGGAAGGAGTCATATGAGCGCAACTCCAGAAAACCGATTGTCGAAGACGGCACTCTCGAGGACGACCAGAAACGCCGAGACTTCACCATCAACGCCATGGCATTCAGCCTGCAGAAAGATGATTTCGGCGCATTGGTGGACCCGTTCGGCGGTATCCGCGACCTCGATGCCGGGATCATAAGGACGCCCCTCGACCCGGAAGTCACATACAGCGACGACCCTCTGCGCATGCTGCGGGCCATCCGTTTCGTCGCCAAGCTCAGCACGCCGGAACGCCAGTTCTCCATCGTCCCGGAGTCTATCGAGGCGATGCGCCGGATGAAGGACCGCATGACCATACTGTCGAAAGAAAGGATTGCCGAAGAACTGAACAAGATTCTGGTGACTCCGAAACCTTCGATCGGTTTCCGTCTGCTCGACGAGACCGGCCTGCTGGATTACATTCTCCCGCAACTGAGCAAGCTCAAGGGCGTCGAGACCATCGACGGAAGGGGACATAAGGACATATTCTCGCATACGATACAGGTCGTCGACAATGTCGCCGAACTCGATTCCGAGCCGAATCTGTGGCTCCGCTGGGCTGCTCTCCTGCATGATATCGGAAAGCCTCAGAGCAAGCGCTGGGACCCGGCCGTCGGCTGGACTTTCCATGGCCATGAGGTCATTGGCGCGCGAATGGTTCCGAAGATTTTCGATTCTCTGAGGATGCCTCTGAACGAGAAGATGAAATATGTCCAGAAGCTGGTCGGACTGCACCACAGGCCGATCGCTCTGGTCGATGAAGAAGTGACGGACTCGGCGGTCAGACGTCTGCTGTTCGATGCCGGGGACGAGATCGACGATCTCATGACCCTTTGCAGCGCCGACATTACGTCGAAGAATCCGGTGAAGGTCGCGAAGATACGTAAGAACTTCGAGCTGGTCAGCCGTAAACTGGTCGAGGTCGAGGCGAAGGATGCAATCCGCAACTGGAAGAATCCTATTACCGGAGAGTACGTCATGGAGGTGTACGGCATCGGGCCGTGCAACATTATCGGCATGATAAAAGAAAGAGTCAAGAACGCGGTGCTGGACGGGGTCATAGAGAACAATTTCGAGGCTGCGGATAAATTCATGAGAGAGATTGCACCGGAGTACGGACTCGTTGCAGTCAAATGA
- a CDS encoding Transglutaminase-like superfamily protein encodes MRLKALLMALLIPAAAIADNTKTSYDAIVNSYEATFTMTSAVSGELRVHKSVAVLNEDGVGSAIFGEYTDSFTELASFSGSVTPLGGKKTKLKNKDLISIPQMSGLVDDNILFAYSPSASYPFVVEYDYVIKFKKGIISFPTFFPVETDKVLVKDASFTLSVPFGTEISYCSSKFDYSREDPVDKTVHKWSLKDFQPLVDEANMPDYLELLPYVYSSPIDFTYGGYSGNQKDWASFGKWIYALGEGRDVLPEATVAKVKDMTSGCKTDFEKVKVLYDYLRKTTRYENISLGIGGMQPIEASKVDSRGFGDCKALSNYMKALLASAGIDSRYYLISTHRKKLLPGYVATQFNHIMLAVPLKEKNDTLWLECTNPAYPIGYRHSDCAGHDVLLIEEGEGKPVTIPSYPDSLSRMERNVEVFLSSDGSASLKTRVSRYLDYVESYINFEDLSPEKQNKKLSSNMKLHPESLKILSVRNNFNDYALHGKDYCPEVHIDFTMQSSTYANRSNGDRLFVPVNPIFLALSTQRAKRVNDIVIDEPFAYLDSIRVHLPAGYEVENVPEPVNLEDSWGTYSSVVRQEGDCVVIRQALNIRPCRREASYYDTFRAFCRKVNKAYDASFVIRKSN; translated from the coding sequence ATGAGACTGAAGGCTTTACTGATGGCTCTGCTGATTCCGGCGGCAGCCATTGCCGATAATACGAAGACGTCGTATGACGCCATAGTCAACTCCTATGAGGCTACCTTTACGATGACGTCAGCCGTTTCCGGAGAGTTGCGCGTGCATAAATCCGTGGCTGTCCTGAATGAAGACGGAGTCGGGAGTGCGATCTTCGGGGAATATACGGACTCGTTCACGGAACTGGCTTCCTTCAGCGGGTCGGTCACTCCGCTCGGAGGAAAAAAGACCAAGCTGAAGAACAAGGACTTGATTTCGATACCCCAGATGTCCGGTCTCGTCGATGATAACATCCTCTTCGCTTATTCTCCGTCTGCATCTTATCCGTTCGTGGTGGAGTATGATTACGTCATAAAATTCAAGAAGGGAATCATTTCGTTCCCTACATTCTTTCCGGTGGAAACGGACAAAGTGCTTGTGAAGGACGCTTCCTTCACTCTTTCCGTCCCTTTCGGTACCGAGATATCCTACTGCTCCAGCAAGTTCGACTACTCGCGCGAGGATCCTGTAGACAAGACTGTCCATAAGTGGTCGCTCAAAGATTTCCAGCCGCTGGTCGACGAGGCCAACATGCCGGATTATTTGGAACTCCTTCCTTATGTCTATTCGTCTCCTATAGATTTTACCTACGGAGGATATTCCGGAAACCAGAAAGACTGGGCGTCTTTCGGCAAGTGGATATACGCTCTGGGAGAGGGTAGGGATGTGCTGCCTGAGGCGACCGTCGCAAAGGTCAAGGATATGACTTCCGGCTGCAAGACCGATTTCGAGAAAGTGAAGGTCCTCTATGATTATCTCAGGAAGACCACCAGATACGAGAATATTTCCCTCGGCATCGGCGGTATGCAGCCTATAGAAGCCTCCAAGGTAGATTCCCGCGGCTTCGGAGACTGCAAGGCCCTTTCCAACTATATGAAAGCCCTGCTTGCTTCGGCCGGAATTGACTCCCGGTATTACCTTATAAGCACGCACCGCAAGAAGCTGCTTCCGGGATATGTGGCCACCCAGTTCAACCATATCATGCTGGCTGTCCCTCTCAAGGAAAAGAATGATACTCTCTGGCTCGAATGTACCAATCCGGCCTATCCTATCGGATACAGGCATTCGGATTGCGCCGGCCATGACGTGCTTCTGATCGAGGAAGGCGAAGGAAAGCCGGTCACTATCCCGTCTTATCCTGACAGCCTCAGCAGGATGGAGCGTAACGTCGAAGTCTTCCTTTCTTCCGACGGATCTGCAAGTCTGAAGACAAGGGTTTCGAGGTATCTGGATTATGTCGAAAGCTATATCAATTTCGAAGACCTCTCTCCCGAGAAGCAGAACAAGAAGCTGTCTTCCAACATGAAACTGCATCCGGAATCGTTGAAGATACTTTCCGTCAGGAACAATTTCAACGATTATGCCCTTCATGGCAAAGACTACTGCCCTGAGGTCCATATCGATTTCACCATGCAGTCCTCGACATATGCCAACAGGAGCAACGGAGACAGGCTTTTCGTACCTGTGAACCCTATCTTCCTGGCTTTGTCCACCCAGAGGGCCAAGAGAGTCAATGACATCGTGATAGACGAACCTTTCGCATATCTGGACTCCATCAGGGTACATCTTCCGGCAGGATATGAAGTCGAGAATGTACCTGAGCCGGTGAATCTCGAGGACTCCTGGGGAACATATTCCTCGGTAGTAAGACAGGAGGGGGACTGCGTCGTGATAAGGCAGGCGCTGAATATCAGACCGTGCCGTCGCGAGGCCTCGTATTATGATACCTTCAGGGCTTTCTGCCGCAAAGTCAACAAAGCCTACGACGCATCATTCGTCATCAGAAAAAGCAATTAA
- a CDS encoding Type I restriction enzyme R protein N terminus (HSDR_N): MLEKMEKIWDPLRKKEVALTPEERVRQWFIGILRDNMKVPEHMMMSEVGMKFGTGVGSILTKSSRKEFRADILVYDRNLRPLMVVECKRPEVELTDAVVQQALTYNRVLDVRYITVTNGLKTIICRLQGDTFVPLSKAPSYEEMIR; this comes from the coding sequence ATGCTGGAGAAGATGGAGAAAATCTGGGATCCCCTGAGAAAGAAAGAAGTTGCTCTGACCCCTGAAGAAAGGGTCAGACAATGGTTCATCGGCATTCTTCGAGACAACATGAAAGTCCCTGAACATATGATGATGAGCGAGGTCGGGATGAAATTCGGTACCGGAGTCGGAAGCATTCTTACAAAGTCTTCGAGAAAGGAATTCCGCGCCGATATACTGGTCTATGACAGAAATCTCAGGCCCCTGATGGTCGTGGAGTGCAAGCGCCCGGAAGTCGAGCTGACGGATGCCGTCGTGCAGCAGGCGCTCACGTATAACCGCGTCTTGGACGTTCGCTATATAACAGTCACTAACGGATTGAAGACAATCATCTGCAGACTCCAGGGGGACACTTTCGTCCCATTATCCAAAGCCCCTTCTTATGAAGAAATGATCAGATAA
- a CDS encoding aquaporin Z — MKKYIAECIGTMVLTLMGCGTAVFLGCGSPAGVVGTAIAFGLSVVAMAYTIGGISGCHINPAITLGFALSGRMSWKEACGYWIGQIIGGIAGAAILYVIVKGTGAPGAMGDPAGLGANGVANAGGLGGAFLVEAVATFIFVLVVLGATDSKVGAGNFAGLAIGLTLVLVHLVCINLTGTSVNPARSIGPAIFACGQALKDLWVFIVAPLAGAAISACVWCYLSPAEK; from the coding sequence ATGAAAAAGTACATCGCTGAGTGCATCGGAACTATGGTTCTGACACTTATGGGCTGCGGTACGGCAGTCTTTCTCGGATGCGGCTCTCCAGCCGGAGTAGTCGGTACAGCTATCGCTTTCGGTCTTTCAGTTGTCGCTATGGCTTACACCATCGGCGGAATCTCCGGTTGCCATATCAACCCTGCGATTACACTCGGTTTCGCCCTTTCCGGCAGAATGAGCTGGAAAGAAGCATGCGGATACTGGATCGGCCAGATCATCGGCGGTATTGCCGGCGCGGCAATTCTGTACGTAATCGTCAAGGGAACAGGCGCTCCTGGTGCCATGGGTGATCCGGCAGGTCTCGGCGCCAACGGCGTGGCCAATGCCGGAGGTCTCGGCGGAGCCTTCCTTGTCGAAGCAGTCGCTACATTCATTTTCGTGCTCGTAGTCCTGGGCGCTACTGATTCCAAGGTCGGAGCCGGAAACTTCGCCGGACTCGCAATCGGTCTCACTCTTGTCCTCGTGCATCTCGTATGCATCAATCTGACAGGTACTTCTGTCAATCCGGCCCGTTCCATCGGCCCTGCTATCTTTGCATGCGGCCAGGCTCTCAAGGACCTCTGGGTCTTCATAGTAGCTCCTCTTGCAGGTGCGGCCATAAGCGCCTGCGTATGGTGCTATCTTTCACCTGCTGAAAAATAA
- a CDS encoding mannose-1-phosphate guanylyltransferase (GDP) produces the protein MDTQVVIMAGGVGSRLWPVSTPEMPKQFIDILGVGRTLIQMTMDRFLPVCKPEGFWVVTSEKYVDIVREQLPQIPADQILAEPVGRNTAPCIAYACRKIAVNHPDANVVVTPADAVVLKTEKFAEVIAKALDAVDGNSNIVTVGIHPTRPETGYGYICSESITEDEVVKVSEFKEKPDLETAKKYLAAGNYFWNAGIFVWSVSTINAQLKTHAPQISGIMDKLAKSFYTENEAAALADLFPQCDKISIDYAVMEKSKDIHVIASDLGWSDLGTWRSVLEHSATDVSGNSIVGQTVRMYDSRNCIVHVSDLKKTVIEGLDGYIIAEQDGNLIICRLTSEQNIRDYSQD, from the coding sequence ATGGATACACAAGTCGTCATAATGGCAGGCGGCGTGGGAAGCCGTCTGTGGCCGGTCAGCACGCCTGAAATGCCGAAGCAGTTCATCGATATCCTTGGAGTCGGGAGGACCCTGATCCAGATGACGATGGACCGTTTCCTGCCGGTCTGCAAGCCGGAGGGTTTCTGGGTCGTAACTTCCGAGAAATATGTGGACATAGTGCGCGAGCAGTTGCCTCAGATTCCTGCCGACCAGATTCTGGCCGAGCCTGTGGGACGCAACACGGCCCCGTGTATCGCATACGCTTGCCGCAAGATTGCCGTCAACCATCCTGACGCCAATGTCGTCGTGACTCCTGCCGACGCTGTCGTCCTCAAGACCGAGAAGTTCGCCGAGGTGATCGCCAAGGCGCTGGATGCCGTAGATGGCAACAGCAACATTGTGACCGTTGGTATCCATCCAACCCGTCCCGAGACAGGTTACGGCTATATATGTTCCGAGAGCATCACCGAAGACGAAGTCGTCAAAGTCTCCGAGTTCAAGGAGAAGCCCGACCTGGAGACGGCCAAGAAGTATCTCGCTGCCGGCAACTATTTCTGGAACGCCGGTATCTTCGTCTGGAGCGTATCCACGATCAACGCCCAGCTGAAGACCCACGCACCGCAGATTTCCGGGATCATGGACAAACTTGCGAAATCTTTCTATACTGAGAACGAAGCCGCCGCGCTCGCGGATCTCTTCCCTCAGTGCGACAAGATCTCGATCGACTATGCCGTAATGGAGAAATCGAAGGATATCCATGTAATCGCCAGCGATCTCGGCTGGAGCGACCTGGGCACATGGAGGTCTGTCCTGGAGCATTCCGCCACCGACGTCTCCGGCAACAGCATCGTAGGCCAGACAGTCCGCATGTACGACTCCCGCAACTGCATCGTGCATGTCTCCGACCTCAAGAAGACCGTCATCGAAGGCCTCGACGGCTACATCATCGCCGAACAAGACGGCAACCTCATCATCTGCCGCCTCACCTCCGAGCAAAACATCCGCGACTACTCCCAGGACTAG
- a CDS encoding Restriction endonuclease, with product MNPNTEYERFTQEIYRQLGQATKVNAADVQHNVKLEGRSGQKHQIDVYWEYEKDGKTHRVAIECKNYSRRISLEKVCAFKGVLDDLDGVSGIMVSKVGFQNGAKKYAQQYGISLKELRIPCSGETIIGEIESHIHSEVRYTLFRPDEEWVAKNGIDIERYREQLKLLLISRTELWDTPPYIYLEWETDILRDSSGKTVASLREFEKHIPDHPTGDFPLIFKFDDAFLESRVFGPIKILEVLYDYNVKDNVKTIALDAGDLVKAILKDSQSDDTDFIALH from the coding sequence ATGAACCCCAATACAGAATACGAGCGCTTTACCCAGGAGATTTACCGACAGCTGGGCCAAGCCACCAAAGTAAACGCCGCTGATGTCCAGCATAATGTCAAGCTTGAAGGCCGGTCAGGACAAAAGCACCAGATTGACGTTTATTGGGAATACGAAAAGGACGGGAAGACACATCGAGTAGCAATTGAATGTAAGAATTATAGCCGTCGTATTTCTTTGGAGAAAGTGTGCGCTTTTAAGGGGGTTCTCGATGATTTGGATGGTGTGAGTGGCATTATGGTCTCCAAGGTCGGATTCCAGAATGGTGCCAAGAAATATGCACAGCAGTACGGCATTTCGCTGAAGGAACTACGCATTCCTTGTAGTGGCGAGACCATCATTGGCGAAATAGAAAGCCACATTCATTCAGAAGTCCGCTATACACTCTTCCGGCCCGACGAAGAGTGGGTTGCAAAGAACGGAATAGACATAGAGCGTTATCGTGAACAATTGAAACTACTATTAATCTCACGAACAGAATTGTGGGACACACCTCCTTATATTTACCTAGAATGGGAGACCGACATTCTACGCGACTCATCCGGCAAAACAGTTGCTTCTCTGAGAGAGTTTGAGAAACATATTCCCGATCACCCCACAGGAGATTTTCCACTTATTTTCAAGTTCGACGACGCGTTTCTTGAGAGCCGCGTTTTTGGTCCCATCAAGATACTCGAGGTGCTGTACGACTACAACGTCAAAGATAACGTTAAAACCATCGCCCTTGATGCTGGAGATTTGGTAAAAGCTATCCTTAAAGACTCGCAGAGCGATGATACTGATTTCATCGCTCTACACTAG
- a CDS encoding RNA polymerase sigma-70 factor, ECF subfamily: MKQDILTHTYISLKEKFRWRATRILGDTGEAEDVLQDAFFRLWGKRYSIRSGGEAEALLYTAVRNASVDVLRKRKEKVPLEKAEGMDDGKQEAADRKYQLEIVKKIVAGRLTETQRQIMRKREYGNMSYDEIAEEMGMQPAAVRMQISRARKTILECYKDYDKERR, translated from the coding sequence ATGAAACAGGATATTCTTACTCATACATATATTTCTTTGAAGGAGAAGTTCCGGTGGCGGGCGACAAGAATTCTCGGGGATACCGGGGAGGCGGAGGATGTGTTGCAGGATGCCTTCTTCAGGTTGTGGGGAAAGAGATATAGTATAAGGAGCGGGGGAGAGGCTGAGGCGTTGCTCTATACGGCGGTGCGGAATGCCAGTGTGGATGTGCTGAGAAAGAGGAAGGAGAAAGTGCCATTGGAGAAGGCTGAGGGGATGGATGACGGGAAGCAGGAGGCGGCGGACAGGAAATATCAGCTGGAGATTGTGAAGAAGATTGTGGCGGGCAGGCTGACTGAGACGCAGCGGCAGATTATGAGGAAGAGGGAATACGGGAATATGAGTTATGATGAGATTGCGGAGGAGATGGGGATGCAGCCGGCGGCTGTGAGGATGCAGATCTCGAGGGCGAGAAAAACAATTTTAGAATGTTACAAGGATTATGATAAAGAAAGACGATAA